In Gammaproteobacteria bacterium, the sequence CAGGTCCACGTTCTTTTCCGCCCAGCCAAGCTTCTTCTGCAGGCGGTCAATGGCGCTCACCGGCGAAGTCGTGAACCACACGGGTTCCTGGGCAAAACTTGAGTGCCCGAGAATACGCGCGAATGGCTTGAGTCCCTTCTGCTTCGCCAGACTCTCGCGCATCAGCACCAGCGCTGCGGCGCCGTCGGAAATCGAGGATGAACTCGCGGCGGTCACCGTCCCGCCGTCTTTCTTGAATGCGGGCTTGAGCGTCGGAATCTTCGTGATGTCGCAGCGCCCCGGTTCTTCGTCGGTATCCACCGTGACCTCGCCTTTGCGGGTCTTCACATTCACCGCAACAATTTCAGCCTTGAACGAACCGTCCTTGATGGCACGTTGGGCGCGCTTCACGGATTCCGTCGCAAACGCATCCTGCTGCGCGCGCGTGAAATGAAACTTCTCGGCGCACAGTTCGCCGCAAACGCCCATGGCCTGGCCGTCATACGGATTGGTGAGCCCATCCCAGGCCATGTGATCGATGAGTTTCGCCTCGCCGTACTTGATGCCGACGCGCGCGTGCAGCATGTGGGGCGCGTTGGTCATGGACTCCATGCCGCCCGCGACCATGAGGTCCGCCGCGCCCGCGGTGATGAGATCGTGCGCCAGCATCACGGCCTTCATGCCGGAGCCGCACACCTTGTTGACGGTGGTGCAGCCCACGGATTTCGGCAGGCCGGCACCAAGCGCGGCCTGGCGCGCGGGCGCCTGCCCGACGGCGGCCGGCAGCACGCAGCCCATGATGACTTCGCCAATGTCCTCGGGTTGGATGCTGGAATCCGCGACCGCGGCCTTGATTGCGGCGGCACCGAGTTGCGGTGAGGTGACGGGAGTGAATTGGCCGAGCAGCG encodes:
- a CDS encoding acetyl-CoA C-acyltransferase, with amino-acid sequence MPNDPIVILSARRTAIGSLLGQFTPVTSPQLGAAAIKAAVADSSIQPEDIGEVIMGCVLPAAVGQAPARQAALGAGLPKSVGCTTVNKVCGSGMKAVMLAHDLITAGAADLMVAGGMESMTNAPHMLHARVGIKYGEAKLIDHMAWDGLTNPYDGQAMGVCGELCAEKFHFTRAQQDAFATESVKRAQRAIKDGSFKAEIVAVNVKTRKGEVTVDTDEEPGRCDITKIPTLKPAFKKDGGTVTAASSSSISDGAAALVLMRESLAKQKGLKPFARILGHSSFAQEPVWFTTSPVSAIDRLQKKLGWAEKNVDLYEINEAFAVVAMAAMHELKLPHAKVNVNGGACALGHPIGCSGARLIVTLLHALKARNLKHGIASLCIGGGEATAIAVELL